In the genome of Phycisphaerales bacterium, the window GTGCGATCGCGTGTGCAACGTTCGTGCTCGGGTGCAGCCGGCGCGCGTGTTGCACGTATGCTCCGGTGGCACGCCCCTCGACCCCGGAAGCGAGAAGAAAGACATGGATAGACCGATCACCGCCCGCGCGATGGCCGCCGCCGTCGCCATCACGTGCTCGGCCGCGCCCCTCGCGTGCGCCCAGAGCGTCACCATCACGAAAGTCATCGGCGAGGAGGACACGCTGCCCAACGGCTACCGCTACGGCGGCGGCGGGCTGGCGGGGATGGACGGCGACCGCATCGCCTTCTACGTGGGCACGATGGACGGCGACGACGCCGTGTGCGTGCGCAACGTCGTGACCGGCGACACGATCGTCCTGGCCGACACCGACGCGACCGTGAGCCCGACGTATGGCGAGGTCTTCAAGAGCCTGACCAACCCGACCATCCGCGGCGACGAAGTGGTCTTCCCCGGCGCAGCCCAGTTCTTCACCAACGAGTGGGAGGGCCTGTACCTCGCCGATGCGGGTGGCGCGGGCGAGGTCAGCGTGATCATCGACGAGTTCTTCCCCGGCGTGCGCATCCCGCGATTGCCCGCGCAGAACGACGCGGGCGTGGCGTATCGCGACGCGGGATACGCGGGCGAGCCGCTGTTCTTCACGACTCTGGGCGGGGCGATCACGCCCATCGCCACGCGCAGCATCGCCGCGCCCGGCGGTGGCACGTACTTCGACGTGGAGCCGCCCAGCGCGGGCGGGAACCTGGTCGCCTTCTGGGGCATCGCGACCGGCTCGGACATCGGCGCGCTCTGGGGCGCGTGGGTGTGGGATGCGTCGACCGAACAAACCACGCTGCTCGCCCAGGAGGGCCAGCCCATGGTGGGCGCGCCCGCGGGCGTGGCGTTCGACATCGTGGCGGCCATCGATACCGACGGAGAGCGCGTGCTGGTGGGCGGCTCAAGCGGCAGCCTGCCACGCGACTTCTACTCGGCCCTGTACCTGTGGGGCGGCTCGAGCACGCTCCAGGAAGTCGTCAAGCGCGGCGACACGATGCCCAGCGGCGAGACGTTCGGCTTCGTCAGCGGCATCGCCGTCGACGGCGACACGGTGCTCTTCCGCGGCGAGACGCACGCGGGCGACGTCGTCGCGCTGTACGTGTGGATCGACGGCGAGATCATCGAGATCCTGCGTGCCGGCCAGGCCCTGCCCGATGGCAAGGAGGTCTACAACTTCAACCTCCGCCCGCGCGCCCTCTCGGGCGATCGGGTCGTGATGAACGTGGGGCTGAGTCGCCTGGGCGAGGACGGGATCTACTTGGCGGAGATCAATCGTTGCCGGCCGGACCTCGATGGCGACGGCGTGCTGACGATCTTCGACTTCCTGGCCTTCCAGAACCTCTTCGACGCGGGCGACCCCACCGCCGACTTCGATGGTGATGGCGAGCTGACGATCTTCGACTTCCTGGCGTTCCAGAACGCGTTCGACGCGGGGTGCCGGTAGAAGGCGGCATTCCCATACATCATCCGTAACATCGTTGGTTGACCCACCGTCAGCGGCGGGCAAGTCGATGCTTCACGTGTCGTTTCACATTTTCCTCATGAAACTCACTCTGGTTTGTGGTATGCTGGAAGGGAGCATCCGTTGGAGCGGGCAGGCAAGGGAGGGTTGCAGATGGACACGCGCTGTGGTCGCTGGTTGTTGGGGTCGGTCGTCGTTGGATCGCTGATCGGTGCGAGCACGCCCGATGCCTGCGCGCAGGGCGCGCTCAGCGAGCCCTTCGAGCCCATCGTTGAGCTGTCGAGCGTCGA includes:
- a CDS encoding GC-type dockerin domain-anchored protein; translation: MDRPITARAMAAAVAITCSAAPLACAQSVTITKVIGEEDTLPNGYRYGGGGLAGMDGDRIAFYVGTMDGDDAVCVRNVVTGDTIVLADTDATVSPTYGEVFKSLTNPTIRGDEVVFPGAAQFFTNEWEGLYLADAGGAGEVSVIIDEFFPGVRIPRLPAQNDAGVAYRDAGYAGEPLFFTTLGGAITPIATRSIAAPGGGTYFDVEPPSAGGNLVAFWGIATGSDIGALWGAWVWDASTEQTTLLAQEGQPMVGAPAGVAFDIVAAIDTDGERVLVGGSSGSLPRDFYSALYLWGGSSTLQEVVKRGDTMPSGETFGFVSGIAVDGDTVLFRGETHAGDVVALYVWIDGEIIEILRAGQALPDGKEVYNFNLRPRALSGDRVVMNVGLSRLGEDGIYLAEINRCRPDLDGDGVLTIFDFLAFQNLFDAGDPTADFDGDGELTIFDFLAFQNAFDAGCR